One window from the genome of Cyclobacterium amurskyense encodes:
- a CDS encoding hemolysin family protein — protein MDSHYLLLVLISLFFSALFSGMEIAFVSANRLQIELQGKQGKVSGKVLANFIQNPGQFIGTSLMGNTISLVLYGIFMAYLLEPPVSYLLPEALNTQAGVMVVQTLVSTIIVLVTAEFIPKSIFILNPNRLLTFFALPFAVIYYLMYPVVWVVVGLSKFVIVKVLNLEYNDDKPAYTITDLNSFIQNYMDTKGEDIDIDAKIFDNAVDFKKVKVRECMVPRTDIVAMEVEDAISDLRELFVESGHSKIIIYKETIDDVIGYCHHLELFKKPKEIEDILTPIIIVPESALANELLVQFIKERKSLALVVDEFGGTSGIVSMEDIIEEIFGEIEDEYDNDDLIDQKVADGEYLLSARHEIDYLNEKYEWNLPEGEFETLAGFILSLTESIPQKGEFVSYGPFTFTIVSKQDHRIDTVKIKIE, from the coding sequence ATGGATAGTCATTACTTACTCTTAGTGCTTATTAGTCTGTTTTTTTCGGCATTGTTTTCCGGAATGGAGATTGCCTTTGTTTCTGCTAACCGTTTGCAGATAGAGCTTCAAGGTAAGCAAGGCAAGGTTTCTGGTAAAGTCTTGGCAAATTTTATACAAAACCCAGGGCAGTTTATTGGCACTTCCCTTATGGGAAATACCATTAGCTTGGTGTTGTATGGGATATTTATGGCTTATTTATTAGAGCCACCGGTAAGCTACCTATTGCCTGAAGCACTCAATACTCAAGCAGGTGTAATGGTTGTCCAAACCTTGGTTTCTACGATTATTGTATTGGTAACAGCAGAATTTATCCCTAAAAGTATTTTTATACTTAACCCAAACAGGTTACTCACCTTTTTTGCGCTGCCTTTTGCCGTGATCTATTACCTAATGTATCCAGTTGTTTGGGTGGTTGTGGGGCTTTCGAAATTTGTGATTGTAAAAGTACTTAACTTGGAATACAATGACGATAAACCTGCCTATACCATTACAGACCTCAATAGTTTTATTCAAAACTATATGGATACCAAAGGGGAAGACATAGATATAGATGCTAAAATTTTTGACAATGCAGTAGACTTTAAGAAAGTAAAAGTCAGGGAATGCATGGTGCCTCGGACCGACATCGTTGCGATGGAAGTTGAGGACGCTATTTCTGATCTAAGAGAGCTGTTCGTGGAAAGTGGACATTCAAAGATCATTATTTACAAAGAGACCATAGATGATGTTATTGGATATTGTCATCACCTTGAGCTTTTCAAAAAGCCAAAGGAGATTGAAGATATTTTAACGCCAATCATCATTGTACCTGAATCAGCTCTTGCCAATGAGCTCTTGGTGCAGTTTATCAAAGAGCGCAAAAGTTTGGCATTGGTGGTAGATGAGTTTGGAGGAACAAGTGGTATTGTAAGTATGGAAGACATCATAGAGGAGATTTTTGGGGAGATTGAAGATGAATATGACAATGATGATTTAATTGACCAAAAAGTAGCTGATGGAGAGTATCTGCTCAGTGCTAGACATGAAATTGATTACCTGAATGAAAAATATGAATGGAACCTACCTGAAGGAGAGTTTGAAACTCTGGCAGGATTTATCCTCTCCCTAACGGAAAGTATTCCTCAAAAAGGAGAGTTTGTAAGCTATGGACCCTTTACATTTACCATAGTTTCCAAGCAAGATCACCGAATAGATACAGTGAAAATTAAGATTGAATAA
- a CDS encoding 4a-hydroxytetrahydrobiopterin dehydratase gives MWKEADNKLSRTFEFKDFSEAFAFMTRVALLAESRQHHPNWSNEYNKVHIDLTTHDEGNTVTEKDRDLASAIDRLI, from the coding sequence ATGTGGAAAGAAGCAGACAATAAATTATCAAGAACCTTTGAATTCAAAGATTTCAGTGAAGCTTTTGCCTTTATGACCAGGGTAGCCTTACTCGCGGAGTCCCGGCAGCATCACCCCAACTGGAGCAATGAATACAACAAAGTCCATATTGACCTTACCACACATGACGAGGGAAACACCGTGACGGAGAAAGACCGTGATTTAGCTTCAGCCATAGACCGTTTAATTTAA
- the rsmI gene encoding 16S rRNA (cytidine(1402)-2'-O)-methyltransferase, producing the protein MSTPTSISLYLIPTPIGNLKDITLRALETLQAVDVILAEDTRTSGKLLKHYEIKRPLESYHIHNEHKSIIRLVERMEQGTVFALITDAGTPGISDPGFLLVREAIAANIEICSLPGATAIIPGLVNSGLPNDRFVFEGFLPHKKGRKTRIEALAEEKRTMVFYESPYRLLKTLNQFIEVFGPERTACVSRELTKLHEENVRGSLLELLNYYTENTLKGEIVLTVAGKN; encoded by the coding sequence ATGTCCACCCCAACAAGCATTAGCTTATATTTAATTCCTACACCCATTGGTAACCTTAAGGACATTACTCTAAGAGCCCTTGAAACCTTGCAGGCAGTAGATGTGATTTTGGCAGAAGATACCAGAACTTCAGGAAAGCTTCTGAAGCACTATGAAATCAAGCGCCCTCTAGAGAGTTACCATATCCATAATGAGCATAAAAGCATTATCAGGCTTGTTGAGAGAATGGAACAGGGAACCGTATTTGCTCTCATTACTGATGCAGGTACTCCAGGGATCTCTGATCCCGGTTTCCTTTTGGTTAGAGAGGCCATAGCAGCAAATATTGAAATTTGCAGTTTACCTGGAGCTACGGCTATCATTCCTGGGCTCGTTAACTCTGGACTTCCGAATGACAGATTTGTGTTCGAAGGGTTTTTGCCTCACAAAAAAGGTAGGAAAACGAGGATAGAGGCTTTGGCTGAGGAAAAGAGAACCATGGTCTTCTACGAGTCTCCTTACAGGCTACTTAAAACACTTAATCAGTTTATTGAAGTCTTTGGTCCCGAAAGAACTGCTTGTGTAAGCAGGGAATTGACTAAGCTCCATGAGGAGAATGTGAGAGGAAGCTTATTGGAGCTTTTAAATTATTATACAGAAAACACCCTCAAAGGTGAAATCGTACTAACAGTTGCAGGAAAAAATTAA
- the lptC gene encoding LPS export ABC transporter periplasmic protein LptC — protein sequence MVPYRATKQLLFLILLVGSIGCREDVDKSQLAYYEGPYRTSFEIELLHSDSAIVRTKLMADKQLEFKNGDAEFPEGIVIHFFDKEGELSTTIRADRGYFDRKSNIYRGEGDVQVHNLVKEQKLNSEELFWDKTKKKIYTEKFVTVEEPDRIIKGTGMEADEGFNEYKFTKVTGEIDNVL from the coding sequence ATTGTTCCTTATAGGGCAACCAAGCAATTATTGTTTCTTATTTTATTGGTAGGAAGTATTGGCTGTAGGGAAGATGTGGACAAAAGTCAGTTAGCCTATTATGAAGGTCCTTACCGTACGAGTTTTGAAATAGAACTATTGCACAGTGACTCGGCAATTGTAAGAACTAAATTAATGGCGGATAAGCAACTTGAATTCAAGAATGGTGATGCAGAATTTCCAGAAGGGATTGTTATTCATTTCTTTGATAAAGAAGGTGAATTGAGTACCACGATTCGTGCAGATAGAGGCTATTTCGATAGGAAAAGCAATATCTATAGAGGAGAAGGAGACGTTCAGGTTCATAATCTCGTTAAAGAGCAAAAGCTGAATTCGGAGGAGTTGTTTTGGGACAAGACCAAAAAGAAAATCTACACTGAAAAATTTGTCACTGTGGAAGAACCTGACCGAATAATAAAGGGTACTGGAATGGAAGCGGACGAAGGTTTCAATGAATATAAATTCACTAAGGTAACAGGTGAAATAGATAATGTTCTCTAA
- a CDS encoding DUF493 family protein: MEKFNSNSSFKEKLELETSFPALYMFKFIVPNGKENEIGALLPKNEMTLKSSSQGKYVSATIKAMMPDSQSIIDIYDKASKIKGVIAL; this comes from the coding sequence ATGGAAAAATTTAATAGTAATTCATCTTTCAAAGAAAAGCTGGAATTGGAGACCAGTTTCCCAGCTTTGTACATGTTCAAATTTATCGTTCCCAATGGCAAGGAAAACGAGATTGGAGCCTTGTTGCCGAAAAATGAGATGACACTAAAATCTTCCTCCCAAGGAAAGTACGTTAGTGCCACCATCAAGGCGATGATGCCAGACAGCCAGTCCATCATCGATATTTATGATAAGGCATCAAAAATTAAAGGAGTCATAGCACTTTAA
- a CDS encoding tetratricopeptide repeat protein, whose product MKIKIAIIGCLSFLMVGLVQAQDGWNWPEDKEMEAKARELNAAYNDYLNSEDFLKAKGPLNWLLNNAPDLNEALYINGVKVYEGAADQATDKAEISVYQDSVLTIYDLRKKLYDNEPKWIANKAYYAYKFYKGDKDKVSIATDLFEKTIEIDGTLAPFTLYRAYFDAIYRNFAYNKAYTPDEVISKYEFIMGKLDEEEAKGGDVASSRNTLDQLLNAMDIINCEFIENNMGPKLAEDPTNLKLAKQIFQYAIKEKCTSSEIFLKALETIDNDNPTFTTSQVRGMRYMQNQDYAKAGELFEKALSLASTDEERAEIHWDLAKVHANLGSRGQARSSALKAAELNEELKSDAYSFVGGLIMASSNACKGGQSRVKDYSIFIAAYNAYAVAGDSKGMANAKARFPSKEELFTEGFQVGQTINTGCWVGQTVTLATRD is encoded by the coding sequence ATGAAAATTAAAATTGCAATTATCGGATGTTTGTCCTTCCTCATGGTTGGACTGGTTCAAGCGCAAGATGGCTGGAATTGGCCAGAAGATAAGGAAATGGAAGCAAAAGCGAGAGAGCTTAATGCTGCCTATAATGATTATCTAAATTCAGAAGATTTCCTTAAGGCTAAAGGTCCTCTAAATTGGTTGTTAAACAATGCGCCAGATTTAAATGAAGCACTTTATATAAACGGAGTAAAGGTTTATGAAGGAGCCGCTGATCAGGCTACTGATAAAGCAGAAATTAGTGTCTATCAAGATTCTGTTTTAACAATTTATGATTTAAGGAAAAAACTTTATGACAATGAGCCAAAATGGATAGCCAATAAAGCTTATTACGCTTATAAATTTTATAAAGGTGATAAAGATAAAGTTAGCATCGCTACAGACTTGTTTGAGAAAACAATAGAAATAGATGGTACTTTGGCTCCATTTACATTGTATAGGGCTTACTTTGATGCCATTTATAGAAACTTTGCCTATAATAAAGCTTATACTCCTGATGAAGTAATTAGCAAATATGAGTTTATCATGGGGAAATTGGATGAAGAAGAAGCTAAAGGCGGAGATGTTGCTTCCTCTAGAAACACATTGGATCAATTGCTAAATGCAATGGATATCATTAATTGTGAATTTATTGAAAATAACATGGGGCCAAAATTGGCTGAAGATCCTACTAACCTTAAACTGGCTAAACAAATATTTCAATATGCCATAAAAGAAAAATGTACTAGTAGTGAGATTTTCCTTAAGGCTCTTGAAACAATTGATAACGACAACCCTACATTCACTACCTCTCAGGTAAGGGGTATGCGTTACATGCAAAACCAAGACTATGCTAAAGCAGGAGAGCTTTTCGAAAAAGCCTTGAGCCTAGCAAGTACAGACGAAGAAAGAGCTGAAATTCACTGGGATTTGGCTAAAGTTCATGCCAATCTTGGAAGCAGAGGACAAGCAAGATCCTCAGCTTTAAAAGCAGCTGAACTAAATGAAGAATTAAAAAGTGATGCCTACTCATTTGTCGGTGGCTTGATCATGGCTTCTTCTAACGCTTGTAAAGGTGGTCAAAGTAGAGTGAAAGATTATTCTATCTTTATCGCAGCTTATAATGCTTACGCGGTAGCTGGAGACAGCAAGGGGATGGCCAATGCAAAAGCAAGGTTCCCTTCTAAAGAAGAATTGTTTACTGAAGGTTTCCAAGTTGGACAAACTATCAACACTGGATGCTGGGTAGGTCAGACTGTGACCCTAGCAACAAGAGATTAA
- a CDS encoding peptidylprolyl isomerase, translating into MALIKQIRQRTGLAIGVIAVGLIFFLVGGDLLGPNSMLLGSSRTTVGEIAGEDVSYEEYVQKIEQTKLSFQQNTGRNPSENELSSIRDQAWQALIVEKIFSQQYEELGLEVSDDELVDMVQGKNIIGELRRQLTNPETGEFDRSQLITFLQSLENADPQQQMFWAQQEKLFADSRLRIKYDNMLATSEYANSSEAKMQHKMANTIADVSHVQVPYYAVSDSAVSLTEGEIKSYISKNQGKYKVEESRGLKYVRFPLLPSAEDSANTLENIKNLTIELKETEADSAFVIRNSEAANPFITINPGDPLPVNFTNNVENPEVGVVYGPFLSNNSSYVTYKITDSFEGDARMRASHILLSTEGMDDAGKAQVKARAQEVLDEVNETGNFEVAAAQYGQDGTAQRGGDLGWFFKENFVTEFADAVFAAKSLGVINKLVETEYGYHIIKVTELAQTTTQKVAVLELELIASDATRNDIFRNADFFAANSDNASSFEENAKTENYQVTVAANVGANARTINNMTSAREVIRWAFNDASVGDVSTVFELDDAYVVALMTSKTEEGVGTIENPEVRAQATIALRNEKKAEIIKEKIKGVESLEAIKEIYPDASIGSTPDLKMNASVLPGIGFAPKAIGAIFGLQNSGDMTAPITEDIGVIVAKLNGLIPATEIADYTRYQNEIVANASQRTAYMIMMAMEELAGVKDYRYKFF; encoded by the coding sequence ATGGCATTAATTAAACAAATAAGACAAAGAACAGGTCTTGCGATAGGAGTTATCGCAGTAGGACTTATATTCTTTTTAGTAGGAGGAGACCTTTTAGGACCAAACTCCATGTTATTGGGATCCAGCAGAACGACTGTTGGCGAAATTGCAGGGGAAGATGTTTCCTATGAAGAGTATGTTCAAAAAATCGAACAAACTAAGCTCAGTTTTCAACAAAACACTGGTAGGAATCCTTCAGAAAATGAACTTTCTAGTATAAGGGACCAAGCATGGCAGGCCTTAATCGTGGAGAAAATATTTTCACAACAATATGAGGAACTCGGATTAGAGGTTTCTGATGATGAACTTGTCGACATGGTTCAAGGAAAAAATATCATTGGAGAACTAAGAAGACAACTTACCAATCCAGAGACTGGCGAGTTTGATCGGTCTCAATTAATCACTTTCCTTCAATCTTTGGAAAATGCAGATCCTCAACAACAAATGTTTTGGGCGCAGCAAGAAAAACTGTTTGCTGATTCTAGATTAAGAATCAAGTATGACAATATGTTGGCAACTTCTGAGTATGCCAATTCTTCTGAAGCAAAAATGCAGCATAAAATGGCGAACACAATTGCTGATGTTAGTCATGTCCAAGTGCCTTATTATGCCGTTTCTGATTCAGCTGTTTCACTTACTGAAGGTGAAATAAAGTCTTACATCAGTAAAAACCAGGGCAAATACAAAGTAGAAGAAAGCAGAGGTTTAAAATATGTTCGCTTTCCACTTCTACCAAGCGCTGAAGATTCTGCCAATACCTTGGAGAATATCAAAAACTTAACTATTGAACTTAAAGAGACAGAAGCAGACTCTGCTTTTGTTATCAGAAATTCAGAGGCTGCTAATCCTTTCATTACCATTAATCCAGGTGATCCACTTCCAGTGAATTTTACAAACAATGTGGAAAACCCTGAAGTAGGTGTAGTTTATGGTCCTTTCTTAAGTAATAACTCAAGTTATGTTACTTATAAAATAACAGACAGCTTTGAAGGCGATGCCAGGATGAGAGCTAGTCATATCCTTTTGAGTACTGAAGGAATGGATGATGCTGGGAAAGCACAGGTAAAAGCCAGAGCGCAGGAAGTTTTAGACGAAGTCAATGAAACCGGAAACTTCGAGGTTGCCGCTGCTCAATATGGTCAGGACGGAACAGCTCAGCGTGGTGGAGATCTAGGATGGTTTTTCAAAGAGAATTTCGTAACTGAATTTGCTGACGCTGTATTTGCAGCTAAATCCCTTGGTGTAATCAATAAATTGGTGGAAACTGAATATGGTTACCATATCATTAAAGTGACGGAATTGGCTCAGACTACTACTCAAAAAGTAGCTGTTCTGGAATTGGAACTTATCGCAAGTGATGCTACTAGAAATGACATTTTTAGAAATGCAGATTTCTTTGCCGCTAATTCAGACAACGCAAGCTCTTTTGAGGAAAATGCAAAAACAGAGAACTACCAAGTTACTGTAGCCGCCAATGTGGGTGCCAATGCTAGAACGATAAACAATATGACTTCTGCTAGGGAAGTGATAAGATGGGCCTTTAATGATGCTTCTGTAGGAGACGTTTCTACTGTGTTTGAATTGGACGATGCTTATGTGGTGGCTCTAATGACCAGCAAAACGGAGGAAGGGGTTGGCACTATTGAAAACCCTGAAGTAAGGGCGCAGGCAACCATCGCTTTAAGAAACGAGAAGAAAGCAGAAATCATCAAAGAAAAAATTAAAGGAGTTGAGAGCTTAGAAGCCATCAAAGAGATTTATCCTGATGCTTCAATCGGTTCAACACCTGATTTGAAAATGAATGCGAGTGTATTGCCAGGAATAGGTTTTGCGCCTAAGGCAATAGGAGCCATATTCGGACTTCAAAATTCAGGAGATATGACTGCTCCAATTACAGAAGATATAGGAGTAATTGTTGCCAAGCTTAACGGCCTTATCCCTGCAACAGAAATTGCTGATTATACACGTTATCAAAATGAAATTGTAGCTAACGCTTCACAAAGAACCGCCTATATGATCATGATGGCGATGGAAGAATTAGCTGGAGTAAAAGACTACAGGTATAAATTCTTTTAA